A window of Panulirus ornatus isolate Po-2019 chromosome 27, ASM3632096v1, whole genome shotgun sequence contains these coding sequences:
- the LOC139757507 gene encoding uncharacterized protein — protein sequence MCLTLFLSFPSSAVKGGGLGLSLHPLSPPNSPSGQAGVVRTHGEGHLGETVFVPDCLADSFETIDRAEMNKYLLPDQGGGGVVTAGGHYAPTPTHVPHAALQPMTTTMSSMTGSSSSSSSSSTSSSSCSASAALTTLPPLGSRLLPSAPVYGSGSPYYTGGASPQPGSHGSPDITADIGGPVPSAGGAVSPGGSPGSPVGEFVELQPPRVPKEEPLPPPLMTPKHSNVTPFLHQNLCYSTQPYTALQYSYPYAAMWH from the coding sequence ATGTGTTTaaccctctttctctcctttcccagCAGCGCCGTCAAGGGAGGAGGTCTGGGGTTGAGCCTGCACCCTCTCTCGCCCCCGAACTCGCCCTCCGGCCAGGCTGGGGTGGTCAGGACCCACGGGGAGGGGCACCTGGGGGAGACCGTCTTTGTGCCCGACTGTCTGGCCGACTCCTTCGAGACGATCGACCGCGCCGAGATGAACAAGTACCTCCTGCCGGACCAGGGCGGGGGTGGCGTGGTCACCGCGGGCGGCCACTACgcccccacgcccacacacgtgCCCCACGCGGCCCTCCAGCCCATGACCACGACCATGTCCAGCATgacgggcagcagcagcagcagcagtagcagtagcacgtcctcctcctcctgcagcgcctCCGCCGCGCTGACCACCCTCCCGCCCCTGGGCTCACGCCTCCTCCCCTCCGCCCCCGTGTACGGCAGCGGCTCGCCCTACTACACCGGGGGCGCCTCCCCACAGCCCGGGAGCCACGGCTCCCCGGACATCACCGCGGACATCGGGGGCCCCgtgccttctgcaggaggggCCGTCTCCCCCGGGGGATCGCCCGGCTCTCCCGTGGGGGAGTTCGTGGAGCTACAGCCACCCAGGGTGCCCAAGGAGGAGCCCCTGCCGCCGCCCCTGATGACGCCCAAGCACTCCAACGTCACGCCGTTCCTGCACCAGAACCTGTGTTACTCAACCCAGCCATACACTGCCTTACAGTACTCCTACCCGTACGCTGCCATGTGGCACTGa